A genomic window from Punica granatum isolate Tunisia-2019 chromosome 2, ASM765513v2, whole genome shotgun sequence includes:
- the LOC116194772 gene encoding CRS2-associated factor 1, chloroplastic: MALKFALPFPIFAPQKLNSNPQLPHLGATRHRPPTEIRFSRWNNANAERFNERRRAQQEIENDIRRGRRFDSATRIAQIDDPAAAQPSSEATFKSAGTPSSPSSPSIPGRKSKYSKPHPAFKKISRVQKTQIDGGTDTDNQAPVDRTASVALTDDGVSYIIDGAPFEFKYSYTETPKVKPLRLREAPYAPFGPTTMGRPWTGRAPLPPSKKKLKEFDSFKLPPPGKKGVKPVQAPGPYLPGRGPRYVRSREEILGEPLSKEEVKELIRGCMKSQRQMNLGRDGLTHNMLENIHAHWKRRRVCKIKCKGVCTVDMDNVKQQLEERTGGKIIYSNGGVIYLFRGRNYNYRTRPRFPLMLWRPVTPVYPRLIKRVPEGLTLEEATEMRKKGRKLIPICKLAKNGVYCDLVKNVQEAFEECELVRINCQGLNGSDYRKIGAKLKDLVPCVLISFENEHILMWRGRDWKSSLPMSEHDSEDNGVSSSAQLTSIENEEVETLKADSVPAISRDLDLEGNEVLSSDQLTSVENEKVESSEADSVPAICRDVDLGDSEQKFSFEYSTAEEETASDNSVFDRNESGDVRNINAATTLSDISDISEDGSYAEKGDNVPEIASSDSEEGKTLERPEKPVDTTEATRELERVVSPSTEGVMLLVRKAIENGSALILKESPLDADIVHKRVVSFAKTAPAGPVFRHRPKRVAVKKADTDEGEVNPSVINETETASEDKRKNQRKDSKARKKNNFGEEQYSNVVPHGSLRVDELAKLLT, from the exons AAGCTCAATTCCAACCCCCAGCTGCCCCACCTCGGCGCCACCCGCCACCGGCCACCGACGGAAATCCGCTTCTCCCGGTGGAATAACGCCAACGCCGAGCGCTTCAACGAGCGCCGCCGCGCCCAGCAGGAGATCGAGAACGACATCCGCCGCGGGCGCCGCTTCGACTCCGCCACCAGAATCGCCCAAATCGACGACCCTGCCGCCGCCCAACCCTCCTCTGAAGCCACCTTCAAGTCCGCCGGTACTCCGTCCTCTCCCTCGAGCCCCTCAATCCCGGGCAGGAAGTCGAAATACTCCAAACCCCACCCAGCCTTCAAGAAGATTTCCAGAGTCCAGAAGACACAGATAGACGGCGGCACGGACACCGACAACCAAGCTCCGGTCGACAGAACCGCCAGCGTGGCCCTGACCGATGATGGGGTCTCTTACATCATAGACGGGGCTCCGTTCGAGTTCAAGTACAGCTACACTGAGACCCCGAAGGTAAAGCCTCTGAGGCTCCGAGAGGCCCCCTACGCCCCGTTTGGGCCTACCACTATGGGGAGGCCGTGGACAGGGCGGGCCCCACTGCCGCCGAgcaagaagaagctgaagGAGTTTGACTCGTTCAAGCTGCCCCCGCCAGGGAAGAAGGGGGTTAAGCCCGTGCAGGCCCCAGGACCGTACTTGCCCGGCAGAGGTCCGAGGTATGTGAGGTCGAGGGAGGAGATATTGGGGGAGCCCTTGAGCAAAGAGGAGGTGAAGGAATTAATTAGAGGGTGTATGAAGTCGCAGAGGCAGATGAACTTGG GCAGAGATGGTTTAACGCACAACATGCTTGAGAACATACATGCCCACTGGAAGCGGCGCCGAGTCTGCAAGATCAAATGTAAGGGTGTCTGCACAGTTGACATGGACAATGTGAAGCAACAACTGGAG GAACGAACAGGAGGCAAGATCATCTATAGTAACGGAGGGGTGATTTACCTCTTTCGAGGAAGAAACTACAACTACAGAACCCGTCCGCGATTTCCACTCATGCTGTGGAGACCTGTTACTCCAGTTTACCCCAGGCTGATCAAGAGGGTTCCGGAAGGTCTGACTCTGGAAGAAGCCACCGAGATGCGTAAGAAGGGGCGGAAACTAATACCCATATGCAAACTGG CTAAAAATGGAGTCTACTGTGACCTTGTGAAGAATGTTCAGGAGGCCTTTGAAGAATGCGAATTGGTGAGAATAAACTGCCAAGGGTTGAATGGCAGTGATTACAGGAAAATCGGAGCCAAACTCAAG GATTTGGTCCCTTGTGTGCTGATCTCATTCGAAAATGAGCATATACTGATGTGGAGAGGCCGGGATTGGAAGTCTTCACTTCCAATGTCAGAACACGACTCTGAAGACAATGGAGTGTCGTCTTCTGCTCAGTTGACCTCTattgagaatgaagaagtcgAAACTTTGAAGGCAGACTCTGTTCCAGCCATTTCTAGAGATTTGGATTTAGAAGGCAATGAAGTGTTGTCTTCTGATCAATTGACCTCTGTTGAGAATGAAAAAGTCGAATCTTCTGAGGCAGACTCTGTTCCAGCCATCTGTAGAGATGTGGATTTGGGAGACAGTGAACAAAAATTCTCGTTCGAGTACAGTACTGCTGAAGAAGAAACTGCTTCAGATAACAGTGTTTTCGACAGAAATGAGTCAGGAGATGTGAGGAACATAAATGCAGCTACTACTCTTTCCGACATTTCCGACATTTCTGAGGATGGGTCCTATGCCGAGAAAGGAGATAATGTACCTGAAATAGCGAGTTCTGACTCAGAAGAAGGTAAAACTCTAGAAAGGCCTGAGAAACCAGTGGATACAACAGAAGCTACGAGAGAATTGGAAAGAGTTGTTTCCCCTTCAACCGAGGGAGTCATGCTACTTGTAAGGAAAGCGATCGAGAATGGAAGTGCTCTTATTTTGAAAGAAAGTCCGTTGGATGCCGATATCGTGCATAAAAGAGTGGTTTCTTTTGCAAAGACAGCTCCAGCAGGACCCGTGTTCAGGCACCGGCCAAAGAGGGTCGCTGTTAAGAAGGCGGACACGGATGAGGGAGAGGTGAATCCTAGTGTAATTAATGAAACTGAAACAGCTTCGGAGGATAAGAGGAAGAACCAGCGGAAAGATTCTAAAGCTAGGAAGAAGAACAATTTCGGAGAAGAACAGTATTCGAATGTGGTGCCTCATGGAAGCTTAAGAGTGGATGAACTTGCTAAATTACTAACTTAG